Proteins encoded by one window of Clostridia bacterium:
- the vanR gene encoding VanR-ABDEGLN family response regulator transcription factor, protein MAANILIVDDEQAIADLVEVYLKNENYNIFKFYNGKDALNCIENEKLDLAILDVMLPDMDGFSICQQIREKHNFPVIMLTAKEEEIDKITGLTLGADDYITKPFRPLELIARVKAQLRRFTKYNSAGPNQEEHLIAFSGLVLDMDTHECMLNEKKLSLTPTEFSILWVLCSNRGRVVSSEELFHEVWGDKYFTNSNNTVMVHIRHLREKMHDSAEHPKYIKTVWGVGYKIDK, encoded by the coding sequence TTGGCTGCAAATATTTTAATAGTTGATGATGAACAAGCTATTGCCGATTTGGTTGAAGTTTATCTGAAAAATGAGAACTATAATATCTTTAAATTTTATAACGGCAAGGATGCCCTTAACTGTATTGAAAATGAAAAACTGGACCTCGCCATTTTGGATGTCATGCTTCCCGATATGGATGGTTTTTCAATCTGCCAGCAAATCCGGGAAAAACATAATTTTCCTGTTATCATGCTGACTGCTAAAGAAGAAGAAATCGATAAGATTACCGGGCTGACATTAGGTGCGGACGACTATATCACTAAACCGTTCCGGCCTTTGGAACTTATTGCCCGTGTAAAGGCACAGCTCCGAAGATTTACCAAATATAATTCTGCGGGGCCAAACCAGGAAGAACACTTGATTGCCTTTTCCGGCTTGGTATTGGACATGGATACCCATGAATGTATGCTGAATGAAAAAAAGCTATCTCTTACTCCTACAGAGTTTTCAATTCTTTGGGTCCTTTGCTCCAATCGTGGACGGGTGGTCAGTTCGGAAGAATTGTTCCATGAGGTATGGGGAGATAAGTATTTCACCAATAGCAACAATACAGTAATGGTTCATATCCGGCATTTAAGAGAAAAAATGCACGACAGCGCAGAGCATCCTAAATACATCAAAACGGTATGGGGGGTTGGCTATAAAATTGATAAGTAA
- a CDS encoding HAMP domain-containing histidine kinase — MISKRDKRRNDYTKLKRTVFFRMLLIVFATAATVFFLRFVIQKNFNVGDNIVHFLKNTFFLRDNVALMIYRFVFYNNIDVITLIVILISLVILLKFTISWFTKYFDEVIAGMDRLAEESDDEITLSPELDFMENKLNQIKSNLEKQKKAALDAEQRKNDLVVYLAHDIKTPLTSVIGYLSLLDEAPDMPPEQKAKYVGITLEKAYRLEQLINEFFEITRFNLQTIVLNKEKINLLFMLQQMADEFYPMLTPQEKQVSVNVPDGLTLWGDTDKLARVFNNILKNAIAYSYENSVIDISAQQQDKNIIMTFTNQGNPIPQEKLETIFEKFFRLDTSRSTNTGGAGLGLAIAKEIVNAHGGNIFVQSKTEKTVFTVVLPQKQEKDKLSA, encoded by the coding sequence TTGATAAGTAAGAGAGACAAAAGAAGGAATGATTATACAAAATTAAAAAGGACAGTATTTTTTCGAATGCTCCTTATTGTTTTTGCCACGGCTGCAACTGTTTTCTTCCTGCGTTTTGTAATTCAAAAAAACTTCAATGTTGGGGATAATATTGTACATTTTTTAAAGAATACGTTCTTTTTGCGCGATAACGTTGCTTTAATGATTTATCGGTTTGTATTTTACAATAATATTGATGTTATTACACTTATAGTGATTCTCATATCCTTGGTTATCCTGCTTAAATTTACAATTTCTTGGTTTACAAAATATTTCGATGAAGTCATTGCTGGAATGGATAGACTTGCTGAGGAATCTGATGATGAAATCACATTATCACCTGAATTGGATTTTATGGAAAATAAGCTTAATCAGATAAAAAGTAACTTGGAAAAACAAAAGAAAGCCGCGCTTGATGCTGAGCAGCGCAAAAATGATTTGGTAGTTTACTTGGCTCATGATATAAAGACGCCCCTGACCTCCGTAATAGGATACTTAAGTCTTCTGGATGAAGCTCCTGATATGCCTCCTGAACAGAAGGCAAAATATGTCGGTATTACCTTGGAAAAAGCTTATCGATTAGAGCAGCTTATAAATGAGTTTTTTGAGATTACAAGATTTAACCTTCAAACTATTGTTTTGAATAAAGAAAAAATCAATTTGCTGTTCATGCTCCAGCAGATGGCAGATGAATTCTATCCAATGCTGACTCCACAGGAAAAGCAGGTGTCCGTCAATGTGCCTGACGGACTCACTCTGTGGGGAGACACAGACAAACTGGCTCGTGTATTCAATAACATTCTGAAAAATGCGATAGCCTACAGTTATGAAAACAGCGTCATTGATATTTCCGCTCAGCAGCAAGATAAAAATATTATTATGACTTTTACGAATCAAGGTAATCCTATCCCACAAGAAAAACTGGAAACGATATTTGAGAAATTTTTTCGGCTGGACACATCCCGGTCTACCAATACAGGCGGTGCCGGGCTTGGACTGGCTATTGCCAAAGAAATTGTAAACGCACATGGAGGCAATATTTTCGTGCAAAGTAAAACAGAAAAGACAGTCTTCACTGTCGTGCTTCCACAAAAGCAAGAAAAGGACAAGTTATCTGCTTAA
- a CDS encoding D-alanyl-D-alanine carboxypeptidase — MIRKVKKKKSGIRIFVALLLMGVIAAFVYKSNITPGRHQIFEKGYDDKISSYPSLKMTPGSFDDSTAPVPSSKIEPNPSVPISSDKLNSSNAILIRLKDHTILMQKNSEEKIYPASLTKIMTVIVAIENLPELQGKIKLPSSMFQELYKSDATMAGFQPGEQVRAIDLLYGAMLPSGAECCIGLADQIAGSEQDFVKMMNQKAADLGMNNTHFENATGLHNENHYTTVKDLAVLLSYALQNDTFREIFTSSRYSTQPTNKHPDGITFYSTMFKKLSDPSITGGKILGGKTGYTDEAGLCLASLAKEGKQEYILITAGAKGNHKSEQYNITDALAVYNSLRKE; from the coding sequence ATGATACGAAAAGTAAAAAAGAAAAAGTCAGGGATACGCATATTTGTAGCACTTCTGTTGATGGGTGTGATTGCTGCTTTTGTTTACAAATCCAACATTACTCCAGGAAGACACCAAATATTTGAAAAAGGATATGACGATAAAATCTCGTCATATCCTTCTTTAAAGATGACACCCGGTTCTTTTGATGATAGCACAGCGCCGGTTCCTTCATCAAAGATAGAACCTAATCCCTCTGTTCCTATATCTTCAGACAAGCTGAACAGTTCTAATGCGATTCTGATCCGTTTAAAGGATCATACCATCCTGATGCAAAAAAATAGCGAAGAAAAAATCTATCCGGCTTCTTTGACGAAAATTATGACGGTCATTGTCGCCATAGAGAATCTGCCTGAGCTGCAGGGAAAAATCAAACTTCCCAGTTCAATGTTTCAGGAACTGTACAAATCGGATGCGACCATGGCAGGTTTCCAACCGGGCGAGCAGGTAAGGGCAATCGATTTGTTATACGGAGCAATGCTGCCAAGCGGTGCGGAGTGTTGTATTGGGCTTGCTGATCAGATTGCGGGATCAGAGCAGGATTTTGTAAAGATGATGAATCAAAAGGCGGCAGATCTCGGCATGAACAATACCCACTTTGAAAATGCGACTGGACTTCACAATGAAAACCACTACACAACAGTCAAAGATTTGGCTGTTCTTTTGAGTTACGCGCTGCAAAACGATACTTTCCGCGAAATTTTCACTTCATCCCGCTATTCCACGCAGCCTACGAATAAACATCCCGACGGGATAACCTTTTACAGTACAATGTTTAAAAAACTCAGCGACCCAAGTATTACAGGAGGAAAAATTCTGGGAGGAAAAACCGGATACACCGATGAGGCTGGTTTGTGTCTCGCAAGCCTCGCTAAAGAAGGTAAGCAGGAATACATTTTGATTACAGCTGGTGCCAAAGGAAATCACAAATCCGAGCAATACAATATTACCGATGCGTTGGCTGTATACAACAGCTTAAGAAAAGAATAA
- a CDS encoding PadR family transcriptional regulator — translation MENLTEMLKGVLEGCVLEIISHEEIYGYEITRRLNALGFSDVVDGTVYTILVRLEKNKLVEITKKPSDMGPPRKFFTLNDAGRKELQKFWEKWEFVSSKINELKEKK, via the coding sequence CTGGAAAACCTTACGGAAATGCTGAAAGGTGTGTTGGAGGGCTGTGTCCTTGAAATCATCAGCCACGAGGAAATCTATGGTTACGAAATTACGCGGCGGCTGAACGCTCTCGGATTTTCGGACGTTGTGGATGGGACAGTTTATACTATCCTGGTGCGGCTTGAGAAAAACAAGCTGGTGGAAATTACGAAAAAGCCATCCGATATGGGGCCGCCGCGAAAGTTTTTTACACTAAACGACGCAGGGCGCAAGGAACTACAGAAGTTTTGGGAAAAATGGGAGTTCGTATCATCAAAAATTAACGAGTTAAAGGAGAAGAAGTAA
- a CDS encoding DUF1048 domain-containing protein — MNFWEKITGSDMTKELKAFESRAKKLPADYQTAWEKIKTNLLPHSDLTGRNLMPILDSALGMLEETAANGQSVQEVLGDDIKGFCSALAGEEGAKSFRDKWREQLNNNIAKKLGK; from the coding sequence ATGAATTTCTGGGAAAAAATAACGGGCAGCGACATGACTAAAGAATTGAAAGCTTTTGAATCGCGAGCCAAAAAGCTGCCGGCTGATTATCAAACGGCATGGGAAAAAATTAAAACCAACCTTTTGCCTCACTCAGATTTAACCGGTCGCAACCTCATGCCAATTCTTGACAGTGCGCTTGGTATGCTCGAAGAAACGGCGGCAAACGGTCAGAGTGTCCAAGAGGTTTTGGGTGACGATATCAAAGGCTTCTGTTCAGCGCTGGCCGGCGAAGAAGGGGCAAAGTCTTTTCGCGACAAGTGGCGCGAGCAACTCAACAATAATATCGCTAAAAAATTAGGTAAATAG
- a CDS encoding DUF1048 domain-containing protein encodes MRIQDIIEGKKEWRAHVARVKALPQDYQIVYKEIQKYLFKVGPVELTDGMGLLSGIIDLFEEGAALGKDVLEVTGSDVAAFCDDLIKDSKTYADIYQESVDQEVNKAMKKVTDKAK; translated from the coding sequence ATGAGAATACAAGATATCATCGAAGGCAAAAAAGAGTGGCGAGCGCACGTGGCGCGTGTCAAAGCGCTCCCGCAAGATTATCAGATTGTTTATAAAGAGATTCAAAAATATCTCTTTAAGGTCGGCCCTGTTGAGCTAACCGACGGGATGGGTTTGCTCTCGGGGATTATCGATCTTTTTGAAGAGGGCGCGGCCTTGGGGAAAGACGTGCTCGAAGTGACGGGAAGTGACGTAGCAGCTTTCTGCGACGATCTAATCAAAGATTCAAAAACTTACGCTGACATCTATCAAGAATCTGTTGACCAAGAAGTTAACAAGGCCATGAAA